A single Runella rosea DNA region contains:
- a CDS encoding sensor histidine kinase translates to MLFNDLSDLLFEQENDFLGIYDLQRFHFQRINQSGIRLMGFSGIQKFSDFKDPWFRAAHDDDTEIAAKIAKLMESEHHYEEVEVKRFNGQVFRAGITISRIRGTNAALVRIVNLNRLYEAELALLQSIRQYETIVSNATIGIIVCNENGQIISANRMAERLFSYSEDEFMAMDIEQLIPPDRMDVHRQHRKKFNANPQTREMGNGYDLKAVNKDGVDFPVEISLSYFRLNDALYAIAFINNIVFKKEAKLQLKAQHELINQLNIELEQKVANRTHALINTLRQLEKSKEELAKALERERELGALKSRFVSLASHEFRTPLTAILTSTMLVEKYVDGNHQDKIHKHLVRIRASVNHLNEILEEFLSLGRLEEGMVEIHTDRVNLAQLVDEILDIMQGMLKPRQTIQTHISPADVIIIDATLLRNIILNLLTNAVKYSDSESIITVEGTCKEGQLTLTVQDSGIGISEEDQKHLFERFFRAKNAANISGTGLGLHIVGQYVNLLGGDIKLASVLNQGTTVTITLPYENHFVD, encoded by the coding sequence ATGCTTTTTAATGACTTATCGGATTTACTGTTTGAACAGGAAAATGATTTCTTAGGAATTTATGATTTACAACGATTTCATTTTCAACGTATTAATCAGTCGGGTATAAGATTAATGGGGTTTTCGGGCATTCAAAAATTTTCAGATTTCAAGGATCCTTGGTTTCGCGCTGCGCATGACGATGATACTGAGATTGCCGCAAAAATAGCAAAGCTCATGGAGTCTGAGCATCATTATGAAGAAGTCGAAGTAAAGCGTTTTAACGGGCAGGTATTTAGGGCAGGAATTACAATTAGCCGTATTCGGGGTACAAATGCCGCCTTGGTTCGTATTGTCAATCTAAATCGGTTGTATGAAGCCGAACTTGCACTTTTGCAATCCATTCGTCAATATGAAACTATCGTTTCCAATGCGACCATCGGAATCATCGTTTGCAATGAAAATGGACAGATTATTTCGGCTAATAGAATGGCGGAAAGACTGTTCAGCTATTCGGAGGATGAATTTATGGCAATGGACATTGAGCAATTGATTCCCCCCGACCGTATGGATGTGCATCGGCAGCATCGAAAAAAATTTAACGCCAACCCGCAAACGCGAGAAATGGGAAATGGCTATGACCTGAAAGCGGTCAATAAAGACGGCGTGGACTTTCCTGTTGAAATTAGTCTTAGTTACTTTCGACTGAATGATGCGCTGTATGCTATTGCGTTTATCAACAACATTGTCTTTAAGAAAGAAGCCAAGCTGCAACTTAAGGCCCAACATGAATTGATTAACCAGCTCAACATTGAGTTGGAACAAAAGGTGGCCAATCGAACCCACGCCCTTATAAACACCCTCCGACAACTTGAAAAGTCAAAAGAAGAACTCGCGAAAGCTTTAGAAAGAGAACGAGAATTGGGCGCTTTAAAATCGCGTTTTGTTTCATTGGCTTCTCATGAGTTTAGAACGCCACTTACGGCTATTTTAACCTCCACTATGTTGGTTGAGAAATATGTTGATGGAAACCATCAGGATAAAATCCACAAACATTTGGTGCGTATTCGTGCGTCAGTAAATCACCTCAACGAAATCCTAGAAGAGTTTTTGTCATTGGGCAGGTTAGAGGAAGGAATGGTTGAAATTCACACCGACCGCGTGAATTTGGCCCAACTGGTGGATGAAATTCTGGATATTATGCAAGGAATGTTGAAGCCAAGACAGACGATTCAGACCCATATTTCCCCCGCTGATGTCATTATTATTGATGCGACACTGTTGCGCAATATCATCCTGAATCTTCTGACAAACGCCGTAAAATACTCTGATTCTGAATCGATTATTACGGTGGAGGGAACATGTAAAGAGGGGCAATTGACGCTTACCGTGCAGGACAGCGGAATCGGTATTTCGGAAGAAGATCAAAAACATTTGTTTGAACGGTTCTTTAGAGCTAAAAACGCCGCCAATATTTCGGGCACGGGGCTGGGGTTGCACATTGTAGGGCAATATGTCAATCTTCTGGGTGGAGATATAAAGCTGGCTAGTGTCTTGAATCAGGGAACAACAGTTACCATAACCTTACCCTATGAAAACCATTTTGTTGATTGA
- a CDS encoding response regulator, with protein MKTILLIEDNEIIRENTADILELAGYQVYVAENGKVGVEKALAVKPDLVICDIMMPVLDGYGVLQILNKNPQLAGTPFIFLTAKTERTVLRKGMDLGADDYLMKPFDESDLLRSIEVRLNRVSHLKLPFNLPQIPSVQEDSLNRFLQETYHEGKFQSYPTERKPHFIPKKQYVYLEGDEPIRLFYLKSGQVKTIRTNGDGKEFITGLYKPGDFFGYLPLFMHNDYTDSAVTIVDSELTYIPKADFLKVISDDLEVNLKFIKLMSSRVSDQEKKLLGMAYNSLRRRVADTLLVLQAQQPEKAIHLSRENLAAMIGTTSESLIRTLSEFKHDGFVEVTPQGFRVVQPDKLRMNVR; from the coding sequence ATGAAAACCATTTTGTTGATTGAAGACAACGAAATCATTCGTGAAAATACCGCCGATATTCTTGAATTGGCTGGTTATCAGGTTTATGTTGCCGAAAATGGAAAGGTAGGGGTAGAGAAAGCCCTTGCCGTTAAGCCCGATTTGGTGATTTGTGATATTATGATGCCTGTATTGGACGGGTACGGGGTGTTACAAATTTTAAACAAAAATCCTCAACTGGCGGGAACCCCATTTATCTTTTTGACGGCCAAAACTGAGCGTACTGTTTTGCGCAAAGGCATGGATTTAGGGGCGGATGATTATTTGATGAAGCCATTTGATGAAAGTGATTTGCTACGGTCCATTGAGGTTCGATTGAACAGGGTTTCCCATCTCAAACTGCCGTTCAACCTCCCTCAGATTCCTTCTGTGCAGGAGGATAGTCTGAACCGTTTTTTACAGGAGACCTACCATGAAGGAAAATTTCAAAGCTACCCCACAGAGAGAAAGCCGCACTTTATCCCCAAAAAGCAATACGTTTATTTGGAGGGCGATGAGCCTATTCGGTTGTTTTATCTCAAATCAGGGCAGGTTAAAACCATTCGTACAAACGGTGACGGCAAAGAGTTTATTACAGGGCTTTATAAACCAGGCGATTTCTTTGGCTATTTACCCCTTTTTATGCACAATGATTACACCGATTCGGCCGTGACAATTGTTGATTCAGAATTAACCTATATTCCTAAAGCCGATTTCTTAAAAGTGATTTCTGATGATTTGGAGGTAAACCTAAAATTTATCAAGTTGATGTCTAGCCGCGTAAGCGACCAAGAAAAGAAACTTCTTGGTATGGCTTACAATTCTTTGCGCCGCCGCGTGGCCGATACGTTGCTGGTTTTGCAGGCCCAACAACCCGAAAAAGCAATTCATCTTTCCCGTGAAAACCTGGCCGCGATGATTGGCACGACGTCTGAATCGCTGATTCGAACCCTCAGCGAATTCAAGCATGATGGTTTTGTAGAAGTCACCCCTCAGGGTTTTCGGGTGGTGCAACCAGATAAACTGCGCATGAACGTTCGGTAA